The Rubrobacter tropicus nucleotide sequence CGGCGTGGCGGGCCCTTAGCGCCCGGTTGTCCGCCTCGCGCTGGGCCCGAAGGGCCTCGACGCGGCGCTCGGCGGCCTCCCGGGTCTCGGCGAGCCTCGTCGCCTGCGAGCGGCGGAGCTCCTTCTCCCGGCTCTCCGCCAACGCCTTTACCTCTTTGCGCTCTTCCTTGCGCGCCTCGTCGGCCTGGAGCTTGCGCGAGTCGAGCTCGGCCCGGAGCGACTCTATCTCCGTCTGCTGGGTCTCGACGACCGCCTGGTAGTCCCTCTGCAGTTCCAGCTCCCGCCCGGCCGCGGCGCTCTTGAGCGCCTTGAGGGCCGCCTCGTGGCGTTCCTCGTGGGCCGCCCGCTCCTCTGAGATCCTGCGTTCTATCTCCTCGTCCCGGGAGTTCTCTAGCTCCTCGATCCGCCCGCGGTCCTCCCTGCGGGCGGCTTCCAGTTCGGCCTCGTGGCGCTCCTCCTGCTCCCGATACTTCGTCCTGAGTTCTTCTTCCCAGATCTCCGAGTCGGTCCTTAGCGCCTCGATCTCGGCCTTGTGGAGGTCCTGCAAGGCCGCCCGCTCCCTGGCGAACTCTTCTTTCAAGGCCTCGACGCGGGTCTCGGAGGCCGCTGCCTCGACGTCGGCGCGGCGTTGTTCCTCCAGGGCGCGCCGTACGTTGGCGACCTCGTTTATGTGCGCGTTGCTCATGCGGAGTTGCTCGTCGGAGTGACGGCGTTTGAGGTCGGAGATCTCGGCCCGCAACTCCTCCGCCTCGCGCCCCGCGTCGGCGCGCCCGCCCACCTGTTCCTGGGCCACCCTGAGCGCGGCGGTCGCCGCGTCGAGGTCCCGCCGCAGGCCCGCCACCTCTTCCTCCAGGCTCTCTATGAGGGCGCCCGCGGCCTCCAGGCTCGACGCCAACCCGGCCGTCTGGTCCTCCGGCCCTTCTCTCACGCCTCCCCCTCCCGCGGGCACCACTCCGTCATCGCCTCATCCTCGGGTTCTCGCTCGACTCAAAGGTTAATGGTCTACGGGGTCCAGGTAAAGGGGCCCGGTGGAGCGACCTACCGGCCGTCGGCGCGGCAGGCGGGGCAGAGGCCCTCGATGACGACGGCGGCGCGCGTCACCTCGTACGGGGTCGCCCCCCTGACCCGGTCTTCCAGGTCGCCAAGGTCGACGCCCGGGACTTCCGAGACCGCGCCGCAATCCGTACAGCGGATGTCGAGATGAGGCTGGACGTTCAGGTCGTAGCGGGTCGGGGACTCGGCCCAGTGCTTGGCGCCTATCACCCCGATCTCCTCCAGGACCGAGAGGGCCTGGTAGACGGTCCCCAACGCCACGCGCGGGTTCTTCTTCTTGACCAAAAGGTAGACGTCTTCGGCCGAGGGGTGCCCCCGGCTCTCGCCGAGCGCCTCCAACACCGCCTTGCGCTGCGAGGTCAGGGTGTAGCCTGACCTGCGAAACCGCTCGCGTATGTCCCTCTCCAGCGTGGCGCCCATCTCCGCGTCTTTCCCTCCGGTGACCAGTAATCGTTCCTATTCGCGAGTCTATCACAAGGCCAATCGCCGACCGCGTTGTACCATAACGGCCAGTGTCCGCGATCTTCGACTTCCTGGTCAACCTCTGGCGCTTCGCGCGCAACACCCTCGTGGGCCTGCTCGGGCGCGCCCCCGGCTTCGTCTGGATCGAGGTGGGCGGGACTCTGCCCGAGTTCGAGACGCCCGTCGGTTTTGTCAGGAAGCGGCTGACGCGCGGGCCGTCTCCCCTTACCCTCCAGTCGCTCCGGGAGAGGCTGGCCAGGATCTCCGCCGACGGCAGGCCCCGCGGCGTCGTGCTCCGTCTTCGGGACGTCGAAGCCGGGTGGGCCTCCCTCGAAGAGGCGAGGGAGGAGTTGCTCGAGTTTCGGAGTGGGGGAGGCCGGGTGGTCGCGTACCTCTCGGATCCCGTCGACACGCGCTCCTACTACCTGGCGACCGCCGCTGATGAGATACTGGCTGCGCCGCTCGTTACCGTGGGCGTTACGGGCGTACGGACCAGGGTCAGCTTCTTCAAAGACGCACTTGAGCGGCTCGGTATCGGAGCCGAGGTCGTCGCCGTCTCGCCCTACAAGTCCGCCGGCGAGACCTTCACCCGAAACGACTTCTCTGCCGAGGCCCGCGAGCAGGCCCAACGCCTCCTCGACGGCCGTTACGAAGAGTTGGTTCGCGCCGTTGCCGGGGCGAGGGGCCTGACCCCGGCGGAGGCGCGCGAGAAGATCGACCGCGCCCCGTACGGTGCCGAAGAGGCGGTCGCTGCCCGTCTCGTAGACGGCGTCTGCTACGAGGACGAGCTGGCGGCACGGCTCGCGGGAAACGGAGACAGGGTACGCCTCGCGGAGTGGGGGGCGGCAAGGAAGTCGCTAAAGGCTCCGTACCGGAGGCGGTCGCGGCGTCGGGTCGGGATGGTGCAGGTTTCCGGGACGATCATGCGCGGCAGGAGCCGGAAGGTGCCGATCCCACTGCCTTTCCTGGGAGGGGAGCGGGCCGGAAGCGAATCCGTCGTGGCGGCGCTCAGGGGGGCGGAGGGGAACGGGCGCGTCGCGGCCGTGATTTTGCACGTCGAGTCGCCCGGTGGGGATGCTTTGGCGTCTGATCTGATCTGGCGCGAGGTCCAGAGAATCTCTGCCAGGAAGCCGGTCGTCGTCCTGATGGGCAACGTCGCGGCCTCGGGAGGCTACTACGTCTCGGCCCCGGCGGCGCACGTCGTCTCCCGCCGCACCACGGTCACAGGCTCCATCGGGGTCATCACGATCCGGCCCTACGCAGACCGCCTCTACGAGAAGCTCGGGGTCAACCCGGTAGGCCTCGAGAGGGGCGGCGGGCCGGGCTCATGGACCCAAGCCGGCGTCCCACGCAGGACGAGTTGGCGGTGCTCGAAGGCCAGATCGGGCGCATCTACGACGAGTTCAAGGCCAGGGTGTCGAGCGGCCGGAACCTGCCCGACCTCGAAGGCCTCGTCGGCGGCAGGGTCTGGAGCGGCGCCGAGGCGCTCGAGCGCGGCCTCGTCGACGATGTCGGCGGTTTCCGGGGGGCGTTTCGGAAGGCCTGCGAGCTCGGCGGCATCGAGGAGGGGAAGACGGACGTCCTGGCGCGAATCCCAGTCCCGCGTTCGGGCCGGCCCGCGCCCAAGAATCCCGCCGACGTTCTCGGGGAGGTCGTGGAGACGCTGCGGCGGGAGGTCCTCGAGTTCTCCGGCGGGGTGTGGGCGATGGGGCCGTACAGGATCTCCGATGACTGATAGCATCTTGCGGTCGGAGACCTGTGGGAGAGAGATCTGAGCGTGGCCTCGAAGAAGGGCGTGGATCGGCGGGCGATGGGCGTCCTGTCGGCGGGACACCTCTTTACGGACCTGAACCAGGGCGCCGTCGCGGCCTTGCTGCCGTTCCTGATCTCCGAGCGCGGCATCTCCCTGGCGGCGGCGGGCGCGCTCGTCTTCGCCGCCACCGTGAGCTCCTCGCTCGTCCAGCCACTCTTCGGGATCTTCTCGGACAGGAGACCCATCCCGGCGCTCATGCCGCTAGGCGTACTCCTTGCGGGGGTCGGCATGGCGCTCGTCGGGGTGGCGCCCAACTACGCCCTGATCTTCGCCTCCGTCGTCCTGAGCGGCGTCGGGGTCGCTGCCTTCCACCCGGAGGCCGCCCGCTTCGCCAACTACGTCTCGGGTTCCCGCAGGGCGCGAGGCATGAGCTTCTTCTCCGTCGGCGGCAACGCCGGCTTCGCTCTCGGTCCCGTAGTCGCCACCCCGCTCGTCCTCGTCTTCGGCCTCCCCGGCGCGCTTTTTCTCGCCGCCCCGGCCGCGATCATGGCCGGCGTCATGTTCTTCGAGACGCCCCGCATGCTGCGCCTGGCGCCCGAGGCCGCGGAGGGTGGGGAGAAGAAGGCCGGGACGGAGGCCGCGCCGGAGAACTGGGGGCCGTTCGCCGTCATGATCGCGGTGGTCGCCGTCCGCTCCTTCGTCTACTTTGGGCTGGTCGCCTTCGTCGCCTCCTACTACGAGCGCGTGCTCGGGGCCTCCCCGGCCCTCGGGAACGTGGCCCTCACGGTCATGCTCGCTTCGGGGGCCGTCGGAACGCTGCTCATGGGACCGCTCGCCGACAGGTTCGGACGGAAGGCCGTGCTTGCTCTGTCGATGCTGGTGCTCCCGCCGTTAGTGCTCGCCTTTGTTTTCGCCGGTCCTTACGCGGGCATGGCTTTGCTCGCGCTCGTGGGCGCGGCGACGGTCGGGACTTTCGGGGTTACGGTGGTAATGGGGCAGGAGTATTTGCCCGGGCGCATCGGGCTGGCCGCCGGGATCACGATGGGCCTCTCCATCGGGCTCGGCGGGATCGGCGCGCCCCTGCTCGGCCTCCTCGCCGACGCGGGTGGCCTGAGGGCGGCCATGCTCGCCATCGCGGCCCTCCCCGTTCTCGGCCTCGTCCTCGCCCTTACCCTGCCGGCGAAGACCGGCCATCCCGGCGGCGCCTGAGCGCCGCTTCGGTCTCGTTTTCGTGTAACCGAACACCGTCGACCCCACCGCACTCGGCTAACATAACGCGGGTGCGAACCTCCCCCGACAACAGCCGGCGCAAGGTATGAGGGGCTTCTACCAGCTCGGCGCCTTCGTCTACCGCTTCAGGTGGGGGGTGCTCGCGTTGTGGGGGGCCATCCTCATCTTCAGCGCCATCTTCGCCCCGGACCTCTCCGGGCGTCTCAAGGGCGGCGGCTTCGAGGGCTCGAACTCCGAGGCAGAGCGCGTTCAGAACGTCATGTCCGAGGAGTTCGGGGTCTCCCCGGCGGCCCTGACGGTGGTCTTCACGGGAAACGGCCTCGATGCGAGGGGCGAGCAGTTCCAGGACGCCCAGGACCGGGCGCTCGAAGAAGTCGGCGAGATGGACGAGGTCCGCTACGTCGCCTCCTACGCGAACTCCAAGGACGGGCGCTTCATCTCGAAGGACGGGGAGAAGTCCTACGCCATAGTCGCGTTTAGCGTCTCCATCGACCAGGCCCGCAACGTCGTCGCCGAGGTCAGGGAGAAGGTGCGCTCCGAGGAGTTGAACACCTACGTTACCGGCGCCCCGGCCGTCTACCAGGATCTGGAGGCCGCGAGCAACGAGGACGTACAGCGGGCCGAGAAGTACGCCTTCC carries:
- a CDS encoding coiled-coil domain-containing protein, giving the protein MREGPEDQTAGLASSLEAAGALIESLEEEVAGLRRDLDAATAALRVAQEQVGGRADAGREAEELRAEISDLKRRHSDEQLRMSNAHINEVANVRRALEEQRRADVEAAASETRVEALKEEFARERAALQDLHKAEIEALRTDSEIWEEELRTKYREQEERHEAELEAARREDRGRIEELENSRDEEIERRISEERAAHEERHEAALKALKSAAAGRELELQRDYQAVVETQQTEIESLRAELDSRKLQADEARKEERKEVKALAESREKELRRSQATRLAETREAAERRVEALRAQREADNRALRARHAEEISALRRDYEEKLAGEDERRRSETWALEERLHEAGLRLETERRVYGARMKELEASRLAEKAALEKDHELAVDHLRAEISAKEDRIEELEEALQETGETPEPPPDAAPEPSRAEPPPADHAQNGSGDPEGEPAGRTEEVDAERILAEERIEDLEARLARAEEEAKRNAEELDRATESLRLLSEPGRRLREGLALFNESEHARVVASISRSFGLPRVHADLDGGTTGKPTLTLLWGDVAWRRYVSDPSEGVPEPRVYLAGTGDDPEEVPRTERQPNARMDAQGRLTLGVQAR
- a CDS encoding Fur family transcriptional regulator, which produces MGATLERDIRERFRRSGYTLTSQRKAVLEALGESRGHPSAEDVYLLVKKKNPRVALGTVYQALSVLEEIGVIGAKHWAESPTRYDLNVQPHLDIRCTDCGAVSEVPGVDLGDLEDRVRGATPYEVTRAAVVIEGLCPACRADGR
- a CDS encoding S49 family peptidase, whose protein sequence is MDPSRRPTQDELAVLEGQIGRIYDEFKARVSSGRNLPDLEGLVGGRVWSGAEALERGLVDDVGGFRGAFRKACELGGIEEGKTDVLARIPVPRSGRPAPKNPADVLGEVVETLRREVLEFSGGVWAMGPYRISDD
- a CDS encoding MFS transporter; this encodes MASKKGVDRRAMGVLSAGHLFTDLNQGAVAALLPFLISERGISLAAAGALVFAATVSSSLVQPLFGIFSDRRPIPALMPLGVLLAGVGMALVGVAPNYALIFASVVLSGVGVAAFHPEAARFANYVSGSRRARGMSFFSVGGNAGFALGPVVATPLVLVFGLPGALFLAAPAAIMAGVMFFETPRMLRLAPEAAEGGEKKAGTEAAPENWGPFAVMIAVVAVRSFVYFGLVAFVASYYERVLGASPALGNVALTVMLASGAVGTLLMGPLADRFGRKAVLALSMLVLPPLVLAFVFAGPYAGMALLALVGAATVGTFGVTVVMGQEYLPGRIGLAAGITMGLSIGLGGIGAPLLGLLADAGGLRAAMLAIAALPVLGLVLALTLPAKTGHPGGA